A genomic stretch from Serratia entomophila includes:
- the kdsD gene encoding arabinose-5-phosphate isomerase KdsD has product MSNIQLQPGFDFQQAGKEVLRIEREGLAQLDNYIDANFTRACETIAACCGKVVVMGMGKSGHIGCKIAATFASTGTPSFFVHPAEASHGDLGMVTAQDIVLAISNSGESNEIQALIPVLKRQQITLICMTNNPESSMGKAADIHLCIKVPQEACPLGLAPTTSTTATLVMGDALAVALLKARGFTPEDFALSHPGGALGRRLLLRVSDIMHSGDEIPHVSADASLRDALLEITRKNLGMTVICNDLMKIAGIFTDGDLRRVFDMGINLNDAKIADVMTLGGVRVRPGMLAVDALNLMQQRHITALLVADGDQLLGVVHMHDMLRAGVV; this is encoded by the coding sequence ATGTCGAATATTCAGTTGCAACCTGGCTTCGATTTTCAACAGGCCGGTAAAGAAGTGCTCCGGATCGAGCGTGAAGGGCTGGCTCAGCTCGACAACTACATCGATGCGAACTTTACCCGCGCCTGTGAAACCATCGCCGCCTGCTGCGGCAAAGTGGTGGTGATGGGTATGGGTAAATCCGGGCACATCGGCTGCAAGATCGCCGCCACCTTCGCCAGCACCGGCACCCCCTCGTTCTTCGTCCACCCGGCGGAAGCCAGCCACGGCGACCTCGGCATGGTCACTGCGCAGGACATCGTGCTCGCCATTTCCAATTCCGGCGAGTCCAACGAAATCCAGGCGCTGATCCCGGTGCTGAAACGCCAGCAAATCACGCTTATCTGCATGACCAACAACCCGGAAAGCTCGATGGGCAAGGCAGCGGATATCCACCTGTGCATCAAGGTTCCTCAGGAGGCCTGCCCGCTGGGACTGGCACCGACCACCAGCACCACCGCCACCTTGGTGATGGGCGATGCGCTGGCCGTTGCGTTGCTGAAGGCGCGCGGCTTCACCCCGGAAGATTTCGCGCTGTCGCACCCGGGTGGCGCGCTCGGCCGCCGGCTGTTGCTGCGGGTGAGCGACATCATGCACAGCGGCGACGAAATCCCGCACGTCAGCGCCGACGCTTCGCTGCGCGACGCGCTGCTGGAGATCACCCGCAAGAACCTGGGCATGACGGTCATCTGCAACGATCTGATGAAAATCGCCGGCATCTTCACCGACGGCGACCTGCGCCGGGTGTTCGATATGGGCATCAATCTCAACGACGCCAAGATAGCCGACGTCATGACGCTCGGCGGCGTGCGGGTGCGGCCGGGCATGTTGGCGGTCGATGCGCTGAACCTGATGCAGCAACGCCACATCACCGCGCTGCTGGTTGCCGATGGCGACCAGTTGCTGGGTGTGGTACATATGCATGACATGCTGCGCGCCGGCGTCGTTTAA
- the kdsC gene encoding 3-deoxy-manno-octulosonate-8-phosphatase KdsC, with the protein MSLVDTCYGPVEQDVMARAGKIRLLICDVDGVLSDGLIFMGNNGEELKAFNVRDGYGIRCLKTSDIEVAIITGRSAKLLEDRANTLGITHLYQGQSDKLLAFRELLDTLSLTADQVAYIGDDLIDWPVMAQVGLAVAVADAHPLLTPRAHYVTRIAGGRGAVRELCDIILLAQNKLEDAKGLSI; encoded by the coding sequence ATGAGTCTGGTAGACACCTGCTACGGGCCAGTAGAGCAAGACGTGATGGCGCGTGCCGGTAAAATCCGCCTGCTGATTTGTGACGTCGACGGCGTGCTGTCCGACGGCCTGATTTTCATGGGCAACAACGGCGAAGAATTAAAGGCGTTCAACGTACGCGACGGCTATGGGATCCGCTGCCTGAAGACCTCGGACATCGAAGTGGCGATCATCACCGGCCGCTCCGCCAAGCTGCTGGAAGACCGGGCTAACACCCTCGGCATCACCCATCTGTATCAGGGGCAGTCCGATAAGCTTTTGGCCTTCCGCGAACTGTTGGATACACTGTCGCTGACGGCGGATCAGGTGGCCTATATCGGCGATGACCTGATCGACTGGCCGGTGATGGCGCAGGTGGGTTTGGCGGTCGCGGTCGCGGACGCGCATCCATTGCTGACGCCAAGGGCCCATTACGTTACCCGCATTGCCGGCGGCCGCGGCGCGGTGCGCGAACTGTGCGACATTATTCTTTTGGCTCAGAATAAGCTGGAGGACGCCAAAGGGCTGTCGATATGA
- the lptC gene encoding LPS export ABC transporter periplasmic protein LptC, translating to MSKIKLWITLLLAVIALALIGWNMTDFSDDGAPAPLNDQSPTYQSQHTVTVVYNPAGKLSYKLVAEDVNYYTTDELSWFTQPVMTLFDENAVATWSVRADRAKLTKDRMLYLYGHVEVNSLTTTSQLEKIKTDNAQVNLVTQDVSSDDEVTLFGTNFTSNGMKMRGNLRAKTAELIDKVKTNYEIQNQKTIP from the coding sequence ATGAGCAAAATCAAACTTTGGATCACCCTCCTGCTGGCGGTGATCGCGTTGGCATTGATCGGTTGGAACATGACGGACTTCAGCGATGACGGCGCCCCGGCGCCGCTCAACGACCAGTCACCTACCTATCAGAGCCAGCATACGGTCACCGTGGTGTACAATCCGGCCGGCAAGCTGAGCTACAAGCTGGTGGCGGAAGACGTGAACTATTACACCACCGACGAGCTGAGCTGGTTTACCCAACCGGTGATGACGCTGTTTGATGAAAATGCGGTGGCAACCTGGTCAGTGCGCGCCGATCGCGCCAAACTGACTAAGGATCGGATGCTGTATCTTTACGGCCACGTCGAGGTGAATAGCCTGACCACCACGTCGCAGCTGGAAAAAATTAAAACGGACAATGCTCAGGTGAATCTGGTAACCCAGGATGTGTCTTCCGATGACGAAGTGACGCTCTTTGGGACGAACTTTACCTCTAACGGCATGAAAATGCGTGGGAACCTGCGGGCCAAAACCGCTGAGCTGATTGATAAGGTCAAGACCAACTATGAAATCCAGAACCAAAAAACCATTCCGTAA
- the lptA gene encoding lipopolysaccharide ABC transporter substrate-binding protein LptA — protein MKSRTKKPFRNLLIGSLVLAASAPALALKSDSNQPVSIDSLKQALDMQSNVSTFTDNVVIKQGTIDIRADKVVVTRPGGDQNKTYIEAFGNPVTFYQMQDSGKPVKGHAQKVRYDVATQLVTLTGNAYLEQLDSNVKGDRITYLVQQQQMQAFSDKGKRVTTVLVPSQLQDKNGQQKSN, from the coding sequence ATGAAATCCAGAACCAAAAAACCATTCCGTAATCTGTTGATCGGCAGCTTAGTTTTGGCCGCCAGCGCTCCCGCTTTGGCGCTGAAATCCGACTCTAACCAGCCGGTCAGCATCGACTCGCTGAAGCAGGCGCTGGACATGCAGAGCAACGTCAGCACCTTCACCGATAACGTGGTGATCAAACAGGGCACCATCGATATCCGTGCAGACAAGGTGGTCGTCACCCGTCCGGGTGGAGATCAGAATAAAACCTATATTGAAGCGTTCGGCAACCCGGTAACCTTCTACCAGATGCAGGACAGCGGCAAGCCGGTGAAAGGCCACGCGCAGAAAGTGCGTTACGACGTGGCGACGCAGCTGGTGACCCTGACGGGCAACGCCTATCTGGAACAGCTCGACAGCAACGTGAAAGGCGACCGCATCACCTATCTGGTGCAGCAGCAGCAAATGCAGGCGTTCAGCGATAAAGGCAAACGCGTGACCACGGTTCTGGTACCGTCGCAGCTGCAAGACAAAAACGGGCAACAGAAGAGTAACTAA
- the lptB gene encoding LPS export ABC transporter ATP-binding protein: MATLIAENLAKAYKGRKVVEDVSLKVKSGEIVGLLGPNGAGKTTTFYMVVGIVQRDAGRIVIDEEDISLLPLHARARRGIGYLPQEASIFRRLSVYDNLMAVLEIRADLTSEQREDRAKELMEEFHIGHLRDSLGQALSGGERRRVEIARALAANPKFILLDEPFAGVDPISVIDIKKIIEHLRDSGLGVLITDHNVRETLDVCERAYIVSQGKLIAHGTPDAILADEQVKRVYLGEEFRL; this comes from the coding sequence ATGGCTACACTCATCGCAGAAAACCTGGCGAAAGCCTACAAGGGCCGCAAAGTTGTTGAAGACGTCAGCCTGAAAGTGAAGTCCGGCGAGATAGTCGGCCTGCTGGGGCCGAACGGCGCCGGTAAAACCACCACCTTTTACATGGTGGTGGGCATCGTTCAGCGCGACGCCGGGCGCATCGTGATCGACGAAGAAGACATCAGCCTGCTGCCGCTGCACGCCCGCGCGCGCCGCGGCATCGGTTATCTGCCGCAGGAAGCGTCGATCTTCCGTCGCCTGAGCGTGTACGACAACCTGATGGCGGTGCTGGAGATCCGCGCCGATCTCACCAGCGAACAGCGCGAAGACCGCGCCAAAGAGCTGATGGAAGAATTCCATATCGGTCACCTGCGCGACAGCCTGGGCCAGGCGCTGTCCGGCGGTGAACGCCGCCGCGTCGAAATTGCCCGAGCGCTGGCGGCCAACCCGAAATTCATCCTGCTGGATGAACCCTTCGCCGGTGTTGACCCGATTTCCGTTATCGACATTAAAAAAATCATCGAGCACCTGCGTGACAGCGGCCTGGGCGTGCTGATCACCGACCACAACGTGCGCGAAACGCTGGACGTGTGTGAACGCGCCTATATCGTCAGCCAGGGCAAACTGATTGCCCACGGCACGCCGGATGCTATTCTGGCCGATGAACAGGTGAAACGCGTTTATCTGGGCGAAGAATTCCGCCTTTGA
- the rpoN gene encoding RNA polymerase factor sigma-54, translating to MKQGLQLRLSQQLAMTPQLQQAIRLLQLSTLELQQEIQLALESNPLLEQTDLHEEIDAKESTETEGLDTREALEQKDMPEELPLDATWDEIYTAGTPSGTGTDYSDDELPVYQGETTQTLQDYLMWQVDLTPFSDTDAAIATSIVDAVDDTGYLTVPLEDILESLGDENVTMDEVEAVLKRVQHFDPIGVAARDLRDCLLVQLSQYAKDTPYLAEARLIISEHLDLLANHDFRSLMRSTRLKEDTLKEAMVLIQSLDPRPGQSINTGESEYVIPDVLVRKVQDKWTVELNADSIPRLKINQQYAALGNSARNEADGQFIRSNLQEAKWLIKSLESRNETLLKVTRCIVSQQQAFFEQGEEFMKPMVLADIAQAVEMHESTISRVTTQKFLHSPRGIFELKYFFSSHVNTDSGGEASSTAIRALVKKLIAAENPAKPLSDSKLATLLSDQGIIVARRTVAKYRESLSIPPSNQRKQLV from the coding sequence ATGAAGCAAGGTTTGCAACTCAGGCTCAGCCAACAGCTGGCCATGACTCCGCAGCTCCAGCAGGCCATTCGCCTGCTGCAGTTGTCCACGCTTGAGCTTCAGCAAGAAATACAGCTGGCGTTAGAGAGCAACCCCCTGCTTGAGCAGACCGATCTGCACGAAGAAATCGACGCCAAAGAGTCTACCGAGACCGAAGGCCTGGATACCCGCGAGGCGCTGGAGCAGAAGGACATGCCCGAAGAGCTGCCGCTGGACGCCACCTGGGACGAAATCTACACCGCCGGCACCCCGTCGGGCACCGGCACCGACTACAGCGATGACGAGCTGCCGGTGTATCAGGGCGAAACCACTCAGACGCTGCAGGATTACCTGATGTGGCAAGTGGATCTGACGCCGTTCTCCGACACCGACGCCGCCATCGCCACCTCAATCGTCGACGCGGTCGACGACACCGGCTACCTCACCGTGCCGCTGGAAGACATTCTGGAGAGCCTGGGTGACGAGAATGTGACCATGGACGAGGTCGAGGCGGTATTGAAACGCGTGCAGCATTTTGATCCGATCGGCGTCGCCGCGCGCGATCTGCGCGACTGCCTGTTGGTCCAGCTTTCCCAATACGCGAAAGACACGCCGTACCTGGCCGAAGCCCGCCTGATCATCAGCGAACACCTGGACCTGCTGGCCAATCACGACTTTCGCAGCCTGATGCGTTCAACCCGGCTAAAAGAAGATACACTGAAAGAAGCGATGGTGCTGATCCAGTCGCTCGACCCGCGCCCGGGGCAGTCGATCAATACCGGCGAGTCGGAATACGTCATTCCGGACGTCCTGGTGCGCAAGGTGCAGGATAAATGGACGGTTGAGCTCAACGCCGACAGCATTCCCCGCCTGAAGATCAACCAGCAGTACGCCGCGTTGGGCAACAGCGCGCGCAACGAAGCCGACGGCCAGTTTATCCGCAGCAACCTGCAGGAAGCCAAGTGGCTGATTAAAAGTCTGGAAAGCCGTAACGAGACCCTGTTGAAAGTGACCCGCTGCATCGTCAGCCAGCAGCAGGCGTTCTTTGAGCAGGGTGAGGAATTTATGAAGCCCATGGTGCTGGCGGATATCGCCCAGGCCGTGGAGATGCATGAATCGACGATTTCGCGCGTGACCACGCAGAAGTTTCTGCACAGCCCGCGCGGCATTTTCGAATTGAAGTATTTCTTCTCCAGCCACGTGAATACCGACAGCGGCGGCGAAGCCTCTTCAACGGCGATCCGCGCATTGGTGAAGAAATTGATTGCGGCGGAAAACCCCGCCAAACCGCTCAGCGACAGCAAGCTGGCCACCCTGCTCTCCGATCAGGGGATCATCGTGGCGCGGCGCACCGTCGCCAAGTACCGAGAGTCTTTGTCCATCCCGCCGTCGAACCAGCGTAAACAGTTGGTTTGA
- the hpf gene encoding ribosome hibernation promoting factor, with protein MQLNITGHHIEITDPLREFVNNKFAKLEQYFDRINQVYVVLSVEKVQQIAEATVHVNGGELHATSEDENMYAAIDTLIDKLARQLNKHKDKLKQH; from the coding sequence ATGCAGCTCAACATTACCGGACACCACATCGAAATCACCGATCCATTGCGCGAGTTCGTGAACAACAAGTTCGCCAAGCTCGAACAGTATTTTGACCGCATCAATCAGGTGTATGTTGTTTTAAGTGTGGAAAAAGTGCAGCAAATTGCGGAAGCAACGGTGCACGTGAATGGAGGCGAGTTGCACGCCACCTCGGAAGACGAGAATATGTATGCGGCAATTGATACGCTAATCGACAAACTGGCGCGTCAGTTGAACAAACATAAAGACAAACTGAAGCAACACTGA